One window of the Archangium primigenium genome contains the following:
- a CDS encoding Crp/Fnr family transcriptional regulator, with protein MPSYAQLLKKIPLFETLSEEEYELLSKLLQERRYAKGEVIFHAGDVGTALFIVRRGEVAIRLSSPEGREVILSILRREAFFGELALLDGEPRSTDAVAREETYLLSLHQEDFRRFVIEHPQVAMQLLATLSRMVRRVTQQVHDVAFLEGPARLRRVLLELARTQGQPCPEGVLLPKRTQADLANQCGVSRESVNKWLRDFVQANVLSYEKSGQIILLDMERLRNNLD; from the coding sequence GTGCCCTCCTACGCGCAGCTGCTGAAGAAGATTCCGTTGTTCGAGACCCTGTCGGAGGAGGAGTACGAGCTCCTGTCGAAGCTCTTGCAGGAGCGGCGCTACGCCAAGGGGGAGGTCATCTTCCACGCGGGGGACGTGGGGACGGCCCTGTTCATCGTGCGCCGGGGCGAGGTGGCCATCCGCCTGAGCTCGCCGGAGGGCCGCGAGGTCATCCTGTCCATCCTCCGGCGCGAGGCCTTCTTCGGGGAGCTGGCGCTCCTGGACGGGGAGCCGCGCTCGACGGACGCGGTGGCGCGCGAGGAGACCTACCTGTTGAGTCTGCACCAGGAGGACTTCCGCCGCTTCGTCATCGAGCACCCCCAGGTGGCGATGCAGCTGCTGGCGACGCTCAGCCGCATGGTGCGGCGGGTCACCCAGCAGGTGCACGACGTGGCCTTCCTGGAAGGGCCCGCCCGGCTGCGGCGCGTGCTGCTGGAGCTGGCGCGCACCCAGGGCCAGCCCTGCCCCGAGGGCGTGCTGTTGCCCAAGCGCACCCAGGCGGACCTGGCCAACCAGTGCGGCGTGTCCCGCGAGAGCGTGAACAAGTGGCTGCGCGACTTCGTGCAGGCCAACGTGCTGTCCTACGAGAAGAGCGGACAGATCATCCTGTTGGACATGGAGCGGCTGCGCAACAACCTGGATTGA
- a CDS encoding suppressor of fused domain protein, which produces MRAPEKDEDFVQWYEDCWADRDEVEYPKLFGAISEDVTLLEGTGALEAWIESMMEEDPSQQLAVDPNWLPMGVRVAPPSPEYPYWTYVTSGLSNPFTLAPGDEVAEDAASGIGYEMVIHTPEEERWPVLRLLDLMAYNLVCARLFAVGHRYPVDGSLTGGESKLSGFAFVTDPTRPSHFTLPSGRVQLLTLVGVTKNEMAFARSNGMPRLLERLATAGPPYITHPDRDEVKL; this is translated from the coding sequence ATGAGAGCGCCTGAGAAGGACGAAGATTTCGTGCAGTGGTACGAGGACTGCTGGGCGGATCGGGACGAGGTGGAGTACCCGAAGCTCTTCGGCGCCATCAGCGAGGACGTCACCCTGCTGGAGGGGACGGGAGCGCTGGAGGCGTGGATCGAGAGCATGATGGAGGAGGATCCCAGCCAGCAGCTCGCGGTGGACCCGAACTGGCTGCCCATGGGCGTGCGCGTGGCGCCCCCCTCGCCCGAGTACCCGTACTGGACCTACGTGACGAGCGGCCTGTCCAACCCGTTCACCCTGGCGCCGGGCGACGAGGTCGCCGAGGACGCCGCGAGCGGGATTGGCTACGAGATGGTCATCCACACGCCCGAGGAGGAGCGCTGGCCGGTGCTGCGGCTGCTGGACCTGATGGCCTACAACCTCGTGTGCGCGCGGCTGTTCGCCGTGGGGCACCGCTACCCGGTGGACGGCTCGCTCACGGGCGGGGAGTCGAAGCTCAGCGGCTTCGCCTTCGTGACCGACCCCACGCGCCCCTCGCACTTCACCCTGCCCTCGGGCCGGGTGCAGCTCCTCACCCTGGTGGGCGTGACGAAGAACGAGATGGCCTTCGCCCGCTCCAATGGCATGCCCCGCCTGCTCGAGCGGCTGGCGACCGCCGGCCCGCCCTACATCACCCACCCCGACCGGGACGAGGTGAAGCTCTAG
- a CDS encoding serine/threonine protein kinase, with amino-acid sequence MSTTSGDRSLPTRFGRYVLLSHLGRGGMADIYRGVALGVGGFAKPVVVKRVLTEAIQQESAVKMFIEEARLSALLQHMNIAQIFDFGEQRGEYFIAMEFIHGRDLHDMMRRIAARGQGIPVHIACYIAMEVLKGLDYAHRARSAAGEPLQLVHRDVNPTNIILSFEGEVKLLDFGVALVGNAGATNNVRGKPGYIPPEQLARKKADGRGDIFALGITLYEMLARRHAFKPGSVMDVLKQTVALRARPLRLQDAAPFLPEGLCTIVNRCMLANPDERYQTAADVLDALDEFLMGAGLRVSQRDLAALLATCYEPEVRTPPVQPPIPPELLGQDAPAAITYTVREPGGGLYLMKLGEEDVQLLFASGKLSPEVQVSQSGGPFLSPSAFPRIGAAAATAQERLNARRATAPRPRYAGNLTLTHPFRVVSRLMLTRATGRLHFEDNRVHKELFLKAGQIIAVRSSLAADRFGPFVLSTGKLAAEQWQRAMEGTRPFTGRLVEALLAARALSPTELAEWSLEHRRHVALGLLGWTRGRYAFFERDAPITDGSEERLGGLALLNEGLRVHYPLERLVREQEPLRHKPLYRNLDALLSPSDLNLSAQELRSASLLNKPGTTLSAALAELKRPEDEGALRRVALLFTELGLLAAA; translated from the coding sequence ATGAGCACGACGTCCGGAGACCGTTCACTGCCGACGCGCTTTGGCCGCTACGTGCTGCTCAGTCACCTGGGCCGCGGCGGCATGGCGGACATCTACCGGGGCGTCGCGCTGGGCGTGGGCGGCTTCGCCAAGCCCGTGGTCGTCAAGCGCGTGCTCACCGAGGCCATCCAGCAGGAATCCGCGGTGAAGATGTTCATTGAGGAGGCGCGGCTCTCGGCGCTCCTGCAGCACATGAACATCGCGCAGATCTTCGACTTCGGGGAGCAGCGCGGCGAGTACTTCATCGCCATGGAGTTCATCCATGGGCGTGACCTGCACGACATGATGCGGCGCATCGCCGCGCGGGGCCAGGGCATCCCCGTGCACATCGCCTGCTACATCGCCATGGAGGTGCTCAAGGGGCTGGACTACGCGCACCGGGCGCGCTCGGCCGCGGGCGAGCCCCTGCAGCTGGTCCACCGGGACGTGAACCCCACCAACATCATCCTCTCCTTCGAGGGGGAGGTGAAGCTGCTCGACTTCGGCGTGGCGCTGGTGGGCAACGCGGGCGCCACCAACAACGTGCGCGGCAAGCCGGGCTACATCCCGCCCGAGCAGCTCGCGCGCAAGAAGGCCGACGGCCGCGGCGACATCTTCGCCCTGGGCATCACGCTGTACGAGATGCTCGCGCGGCGCCATGCCTTCAAGCCGGGCTCGGTGATGGACGTGCTCAAGCAGACGGTGGCGCTGCGCGCGCGGCCCCTGAGGCTGCAGGACGCGGCGCCCTTCCTGCCCGAGGGCCTGTGCACCATCGTCAACCGGTGCATGCTCGCCAACCCCGACGAGCGCTACCAGACGGCCGCGGACGTGCTGGACGCGCTGGACGAGTTCCTCATGGGCGCGGGCCTGCGCGTGTCCCAGCGCGACCTCGCGGCGCTGCTGGCCACCTGCTACGAGCCCGAGGTGCGCACGCCCCCGGTGCAGCCGCCCATCCCCCCGGAGCTGCTCGGCCAGGACGCCCCCGCCGCCATCACCTACACGGTGCGCGAGCCGGGCGGCGGCCTGTACCTCATGAAGCTCGGCGAGGAGGACGTGCAGCTGCTGTTCGCCAGCGGCAAGCTGTCCCCCGAGGTGCAGGTGTCCCAGTCCGGCGGGCCCTTCCTGTCCCCCTCGGCCTTCCCGCGCATCGGCGCCGCGGCGGCCACCGCCCAGGAGCGGCTCAACGCCCGGCGCGCCACCGCGCCCCGGCCCCGCTACGCCGGCAACCTCACCCTCACCCACCCCTTCCGCGTCGTGTCCCGGCTGATGCTCACGCGCGCCACGGGCCGGCTGCACTTCGAGGACAACCGCGTCCACAAGGAGCTGTTCCTCAAGGCCGGGCAGATCATCGCCGTGCGCTCGAGCCTGGCGGCCGACCGCTTCGGCCCCTTCGTGCTGAGCACCGGCAAGCTCGCCGCCGAGCAGTGGCAGCGCGCCATGGAGGGCACGCGCCCCTTCACCGGCCGGCTCGTGGAGGCGCTGCTCGCCGCCCGGGCCCTGTCGCCCACGGAGCTCGCCGAGTGGTCGCTCGAGCACCGCCGCCACGTGGCGCTCGGCCTGCTGGGCTGGACGCGCGGCCGCTACGCCTTCTTCGAGCGCGACGCCCCCATCACCGACGGCTCCGAGGAGCGGCTGGGGGGCCTGGCCCTGCTCAACGAGGGCCTGCGCGTGCACTACCCGCTGGAGCGGCTGGTGCGCGAGCAGGAGCCCCTGCGCCACAAGCCGCTCTACCGCAACCTGGACGCGCTCCTGTCACCCAGTGACCTGAACCTGTCGGCCCAGGAGCTCAGAAGCGCCTCCTTGTTGAACAAGCCGGGCACGACCCTGTCCGCCGCGCTTGCGGAACTCAAGCGACCGGAGGATGAAGGAGCCCTGCGCCGCGTGGCGCTGCTCTTCACGGAGTTGGGACTGCTCGCGGCGGCCTGA
- a CDS encoding methyl-accepting chemotaxis protein, whose amino-acid sequence MSTASAIPLTYGATPAVGRIAWRLFLLQQLNLLTSLPCAIYIVLLIAQIPPEQTSVAMMPIPVFALTCGTAIPMALVWWLTHRAFAVKPGEAPGARLVRLLKLPQWLEVGVLSVYMLGNSAYLLWLSVRLERPLYIVPWGSAVILVMMMLVMIWTRVFIQRQLMPYAVEEFSRSTQARLPDSRGVFWPRQRWYLPYCFALFVTCTVLSLGSIVVRLGMDLYARLVRLVPEGSVSVVNAAIADFLGQAATPLVLVSLYMVVTSACAAWLLTRQQEQGTLAVRDSIEGFANGAPRMPAWVTTDETGDLVRATARAYHQLRDFSLSLDRTASKLGSSAAQLNHANRGQNEAITRQAAALQQAQETAREIQETSRMTAQKAEAILQQTARFQELGTSGERTIQSSLVGLQTIHEQVDTMAGSIRQLSVRAREIDSIARVVKDLTTRSNMLALNAAIESVRSGEHGKGFGVVAREIRLMADQSSKAASEVRDLLTGLTDAIRATVELTEKGAESVNASVSQVRATGDSLRSLTTLVHDSVNSVRQINATVGQQDTGVAQIFEAINDLSGIMVDTLTQLGEMDEVSRSVTEVATDVHGLITQHGWERGAQG is encoded by the coding sequence ATGTCGACCGCTTCCGCGATCCCCCTGACGTACGGCGCCACCCCCGCGGTGGGCCGGATCGCCTGGCGCCTGTTCCTGCTGCAGCAGCTCAACCTCCTCACCTCGCTGCCGTGCGCCATCTACATCGTGCTGCTCATCGCCCAGATTCCGCCCGAGCAGACCTCGGTGGCGATGATGCCCATCCCGGTGTTCGCGCTGACGTGTGGCACGGCGATCCCCATGGCGCTGGTGTGGTGGCTGACGCACCGCGCGTTCGCGGTGAAGCCCGGCGAGGCGCCCGGGGCGCGGCTGGTGCGCCTGCTCAAGCTGCCGCAGTGGCTCGAGGTGGGGGTGCTGTCCGTGTACATGCTGGGCAACTCGGCCTACCTCCTGTGGCTGTCGGTGCGGCTGGAGCGGCCGCTGTACATCGTGCCCTGGGGCTCGGCGGTCATCCTGGTGATGATGATGCTGGTGATGATCTGGACGCGCGTGTTCATCCAGCGCCAGCTCATGCCCTACGCCGTGGAGGAGTTCTCGCGCAGCACCCAGGCGCGGCTGCCCGACTCGCGCGGCGTGTTCTGGCCCCGGCAGCGCTGGTACCTGCCCTACTGCTTCGCCCTGTTCGTCACGTGCACGGTGCTGTCGCTCGGCTCCATCGTCGTGCGCCTGGGCATGGACCTGTACGCGCGGCTGGTGCGGCTGGTGCCCGAGGGCTCCGTGTCCGTGGTGAACGCGGCCATCGCCGACTTCCTCGGCCAGGCGGCCACGCCGCTCGTGCTGGTGAGCCTCTACATGGTGGTGACGAGCGCGTGCGCGGCGTGGCTGCTCACGCGCCAGCAGGAGCAGGGCACGCTCGCGGTGCGCGACTCCATCGAGGGCTTCGCCAACGGCGCGCCGCGCATGCCCGCCTGGGTGACCACGGACGAGACGGGGGACCTGGTGCGCGCCACCGCGCGGGCCTACCACCAGCTGCGCGACTTCTCGCTGTCGCTGGATCGCACCGCGAGCAAGCTGGGCAGCAGCGCCGCCCAGCTCAACCACGCCAACCGCGGGCAGAACGAGGCCATCACCCGCCAGGCCGCCGCGCTGCAGCAGGCGCAGGAGACGGCGCGGGAGATTCAAGAGACGTCGCGGATGACGGCGCAGAAGGCCGAGGCCATCCTCCAGCAGACGGCGCGCTTCCAAGAGCTGGGCACGAGCGGCGAGCGCACCATCCAGAGCAGCCTCGTGGGCCTGCAGACCATCCACGAGCAGGTGGACACCATGGCGGGCAGCATCCGCCAGCTGAGCGTGCGCGCCCGGGAGATCGACTCCATCGCCCGGGTGGTGAAGGACCTGACCACGCGCTCGAACATGCTCGCGCTCAACGCGGCCATCGAGTCGGTGCGCTCGGGGGAGCACGGCAAGGGCTTTGGCGTGGTGGCGCGGGAGATCCGCCTGATGGCGGACCAGTCCAGCAAGGCGGCCAGCGAGGTGCGCGACCTGCTCACCGGCCTCACCGACGCCATCCGCGCCACCGTGGAGCTCACGGAGAAGGGCGCCGAGTCGGTGAACGCGAGCGTCTCGCAGGTGCGCGCCACGGGTGACAGCCTGCGCTCGCTCACCACGCTCGTGCACGACAGCGTCAACTCGGTGCGGCAGATCAACGCCACCGTGGGCCAGCAGGACACGGGCGTGGCGCAGATCTTCGAGGCCATCAACGACCTGAGCGGCATCATGGTGGACACGCTCACCCAGCTCGGGGAGATGGACGAGGTGTCGCGCAGCGTGACCGAGGTGGCCACCGACGTGCACGGCCTCATCACCCAGCACGGCTGGGAGCGCGGCGCCCAGGGCTAG
- a CDS encoding Hsp70 family protein, protein MGIALGIDLGTTNSCMARVDPATGQARVLPNREGETTTPSVVHFDASGRVSVGSAARRQAALHPTHTVFAAKRLLGRRFSDPVIQALRRLLPYEVVADGAGNAAVRVHGQVKSPTEVMSHVLRYLKESAEARLGQTVDGAVITVPAYFDEVQRQETKLAGQRAGLTVHRLLNEPTAAMLACRVDASRPENIAVFDLGGGTFDISLLHVEGEVVQVLATCGDNTLGGDNVDELLVEALRRIFLKQTGVDLGGAPDALWRLREAAEATKRALSEREATALELPFLATHEGQPLHLSLPTFSRALLENLSARELERLRTPCEQALEDAGLTLEDIHRVVLVGGMTRMPAVRARAELYLGRPGERSVNPDEAVALGAALEADIVAGTSPLPPQVILLDVLSRGLGLRTEGGRFSVLIPRNTTIPTRETKVFTTTFDGQTHVDLEVYQGESPTVDANRYLGELRLTDLPAAPAGAVRVAVDFTIDADGILQITAREPGTGREAQATLRPPTAASP, encoded by the coding sequence ATGGGAATCGCGCTGGGCATCGACCTGGGCACGACCAACAGCTGCATGGCCCGGGTGGACCCGGCCACCGGCCAGGCCCGCGTGCTGCCCAACCGCGAGGGCGAGACCACCACCCCGTCCGTCGTCCACTTCGACGCCTCGGGCCGGGTGTCGGTGGGCAGCGCCGCGCGCCGCCAGGCCGCGCTGCACCCCACCCACACCGTCTTCGCCGCCAAGCGGCTGCTCGGGCGGCGCTTCTCGGATCCCGTCATCCAGGCGCTGCGCCGGCTCTTGCCCTATGAAGTCGTGGCGGACGGGGCGGGCAACGCCGCGGTGCGGGTGCACGGCCAGGTGAAGAGCCCCACCGAGGTGATGAGCCACGTCCTGCGCTACCTCAAGGAGAGCGCCGAGGCGCGGCTGGGCCAGACGGTGGACGGCGCCGTCATCACCGTGCCCGCCTACTTCGACGAGGTGCAGCGCCAGGAGACGAAGCTCGCCGGCCAGCGCGCGGGGCTCACCGTGCACCGGCTGCTCAACGAGCCCACGGCGGCCATGCTCGCCTGCCGCGTGGACGCGTCGCGCCCGGAGAACATCGCCGTGTTCGACCTGGGCGGGGGCACCTTCGACATCTCGCTCTTGCACGTGGAGGGCGAGGTGGTGCAGGTGCTAGCCACGTGCGGGGACAACACCCTGGGCGGCGACAACGTGGACGAGCTCTTGGTGGAGGCGCTGCGGCGCATCTTCCTCAAGCAGACCGGGGTGGACCTGGGCGGCGCGCCGGACGCCCTGTGGCGGCTGCGCGAGGCGGCCGAGGCCACCAAGCGCGCCCTGTCCGAGCGCGAGGCGACCGCGCTGGAGCTGCCCTTCCTCGCCACGCACGAGGGCCAGCCCCTGCACCTGTCCCTGCCCACCTTCTCGCGCGCGCTCCTGGAGAACCTGTCCGCGCGCGAGCTGGAGCGGCTGCGCACCCCGTGCGAGCAGGCCCTGGAGGACGCGGGCCTCACGCTGGAGGACATCCACCGCGTGGTGCTCGTGGGCGGCATGACCCGCATGCCCGCGGTGCGCGCGCGCGCCGAGCTGTACCTGGGCCGCCCCGGCGAGCGCTCCGTCAACCCGGACGAGGCCGTGGCCCTGGGCGCCGCGCTCGAGGCGGACATCGTCGCGGGCACCTCGCCCCTGCCCCCCCAGGTCATCCTGCTCGACGTGCTCTCGCGCGGCCTGGGGCTGCGCACCGAGGGCGGCCGCTTCAGCGTCCTCATCCCACGCAACACCACCATCCCCACGCGCGAGACCAAGGTCTTCACCACCACCTTCGACGGCCAGACGCACGTGGACCTGGAGGTGTACCAGGGGGAATCCCCCACCGTGGACGCCAACCGCTACCTCGGCGAGCTGCGGCTCACGGACCTGCCCGCCGCCCCCGCGGGCGCGGTGCGCGTGGCGGTGGACTTCACCATCGACGCGGACGGTATCCTGCAGATCACCGCGCGCGAGCCCGGCACCGGCCGCGAGGCCCAGGCCACGCTGCGCCCGCCCACCGCCGCCTCGCCCTGA
- a CDS encoding DnaJ domain-containing protein: MSQAPAPPSERNPFEVLGLQGTEELPAIRKAFLLIAASTHPDRLRMKSPEEKAQALEMFLVAKKAFEALSPPDKRREWSERMLRAAPGPARTPPPVSAPPVSPPPGSPPAMGPAFTPPPGLPTAAAPGAPAPTSGPRPAVSESGARATPSPETAALQLYRMGMSALEAQDYAKALGLFSRAAKLMPIPRHQAMELVCRGQQYLSTRFFDRARESFEQALRLLPSCREAQVSLELLEKQVSRYHRGR; the protein is encoded by the coding sequence ATGTCCCAGGCCCCCGCCCCCCCTTCCGAGCGCAATCCCTTCGAGGTCCTCGGCCTCCAAGGCACCGAGGAGCTGCCCGCCATCCGCAAGGCCTTCCTGCTCATCGCCGCCAGCACCCACCCGGACCGGCTGCGGATGAAGTCCCCCGAGGAGAAGGCCCAGGCGCTGGAGATGTTCCTCGTGGCCAAGAAGGCCTTCGAGGCGCTGAGCCCGCCGGACAAGCGGCGCGAGTGGAGCGAGCGCATGCTCCGCGCCGCCCCGGGACCCGCCCGCACGCCGCCGCCCGTGAGCGCCCCGCCCGTGAGCCCACCGCCCGGGAGCCCTCCGGCCATGGGCCCCGCGTTCACCCCGCCGCCGGGCCTGCCCACCGCCGCCGCGCCGGGCGCCCCCGCGCCCACGTCGGGCCCGCGGCCCGCGGTGAGCGAGTCCGGCGCCCGCGCCACGCCCTCGCCCGAGACGGCGGCGCTCCAGCTCTACCGCATGGGCATGAGCGCGCTGGAGGCGCAGGACTACGCCAAGGCGCTCGGCCTGTTCTCCCGCGCCGCGAAGCTGATGCCCATCCCCCGCCACCAGGCCATGGAGCTGGTGTGCCGGGGCCAGCAGTACCTCAGCACCCGCTTCTTCGATCGCGCCCGCGAGAGCTTCGAGCAGGCGCTGCGGCTGTTGCCCTCGTGCCGCGAGGCCCAGGTGAGCCTCGAGCTGCTCGAGAAGCAGGTGAGCCGCTACCACCGCGGCCGGTAG
- a CDS encoding terpene synthase family protein yields MPTAATSPWEAPRTPRQEMAALLRHAAFLLNPDHWGSGPANTESPAFAEVREHFQRALSQPPFHTAPAAAWRGLVELAISYSAYTFRPPREVKREEAEALVTWFACFWKLDDLVDADREALPAGYLPELRRLLAQAWWGDETDAPAEADAREDRQAFASQAVALLMDHRRQLRALGFPLEHHPRYQRAVWDHIQSQTGEVPRVDSLAEYFGVRRVRGGMECVFLMYLALQGVEWRDEFERIVDVANVVTCMTDDLFSAPRDAREGVVGAVALCGSERSLLTVRSLHHELLDRLTRLVAFDDGPSTRLFVRTVLDVVLGMLDWQSRNPRYREGARWLADLLHSGAPANAGADSSEH; encoded by the coding sequence GTGCCCACCGCCGCCACGAGCCCGTGGGAGGCCCCGCGCACACCCCGCCAGGAGATGGCGGCCCTGCTGCGCCACGCCGCCTTCCTGCTCAACCCCGACCACTGGGGCTCGGGCCCCGCGAACACCGAGAGCCCGGCCTTCGCGGAAGTCCGCGAACACTTCCAGCGCGCCCTGAGTCAGCCGCCCTTCCACACGGCGCCCGCGGCGGCGTGGCGGGGGCTCGTGGAGCTGGCGATCAGCTACTCGGCGTACACCTTCCGGCCGCCCCGCGAGGTCAAGCGCGAGGAGGCCGAGGCGCTCGTCACGTGGTTCGCCTGCTTCTGGAAGCTGGACGACCTGGTGGACGCGGATCGCGAGGCGCTGCCGGCCGGGTACCTGCCCGAATTGCGGCGGCTGCTGGCCCAGGCCTGGTGGGGCGATGAGACGGACGCGCCGGCCGAGGCGGACGCGCGGGAGGATCGACAGGCCTTCGCGTCCCAGGCCGTGGCCCTGCTGATGGACCACCGGCGGCAGCTGCGCGCGCTGGGCTTCCCCCTGGAGCACCACCCGCGCTACCAGCGCGCGGTGTGGGATCACATCCAGAGCCAGACGGGCGAGGTGCCCCGGGTGGACTCGCTGGCCGAGTACTTCGGCGTGCGCCGGGTGCGCGGGGGCATGGAGTGCGTCTTCCTCATGTACCTGGCCTTGCAGGGCGTGGAGTGGCGCGACGAGTTCGAGCGCATCGTGGACGTGGCCAACGTGGTCACCTGCATGACCGATGACCTCTTCTCCGCGCCGCGCGACGCGCGCGAGGGCGTGGTGGGCGCCGTGGCCCTGTGCGGCTCCGAGCGCTCGCTGCTCACGGTGCGCTCGCTGCACCACGAGCTGCTCGATCGCCTCACGCGGCTGGTGGCCTTCGACGACGGCCCGTCCACGCGCCTGTTCGTGCGCACGGTGCTCGACGTGGTGCTGGGCATGCTCGACTGGCAGAGCCGCAACCCGCGCTACCGCGAGGGCGCGCGGTGGCTCGCGGACTTGCTGCACTCGGGCGCGCCGGCCAACGCGGGCGCCGACTCCTCCGAGCACTGA
- a CDS encoding PaxA, with protein MAVHVGAIAALLAVANPMAKPAVAAPKDVELTLMRHLPPPPPPPPPAGGPTPTVQKKPTPRKELVLRQPDKIEPIKEKPEEKAPEPEPTPEPVPETVAAAEPAGVPGGVAGGVEGGVVGGVVGGVVGGQLGGQLGGTGEAPKPKNVPPFVIQRDVVRQTPPRLSEVFKQSHRNQGTLNGMYRICVATSGDVYEVTPVKNVPGADEDIISGIREGWQYKPQKVPVCFLYNIPITIT; from the coding sequence GTGGCTGTCCATGTGGGCGCGATCGCGGCCTTGTTGGCCGTGGCCAACCCCATGGCCAAGCCCGCCGTGGCGGCGCCCAAGGACGTGGAGCTGACGCTGATGCGGCACCTGCCGCCTCCGCCTCCGCCGCCCCCGCCCGCGGGCGGCCCGACGCCGACGGTCCAGAAGAAGCCCACGCCGCGCAAGGAGCTGGTGCTGCGGCAGCCGGACAAGATCGAGCCGATCAAGGAAAAGCCCGAGGAGAAGGCGCCCGAGCCGGAGCCCACGCCGGAGCCCGTGCCGGAGACGGTGGCCGCCGCGGAGCCCGCGGGGGTGCCCGGGGGCGTGGCGGGAGGGGTGGAGGGCGGCGTGGTGGGCGGAGTCGTGGGGGGCGTGGTGGGCGGTCAGCTCGGAGGCCAGCTCGGCGGAACGGGCGAGGCGCCCAAGCCCAAGAACGTGCCGCCGTTCGTGATCCAGCGCGACGTGGTGCGCCAGACGCCGCCGCGCCTGTCCGAGGTCTTCAAGCAGTCGCACCGCAACCAGGGCACCCTCAACGGCATGTACCGCATCTGCGTGGCGACGAGCGGGGACGTGTACGAGGTGACGCCGGTGAAGAACGTGCCGGGCGCGGACGAGGACATCATCTCCGGCATCCGCGAGGGCTGGCAGTACAAGCCCCAGAAGGTGCCGGTGTGCTTCCTCTACAACATCCCCATTACCATCACCTGA
- a CDS encoding GNAT family N-acetyltransferase: MESVAAQLRLRLLESITDVSAADWDALAGPEAPPFVRHAWLAAMEESGSATRETGWEPQHLTLWRGGTLVAASPAYRKHHSMGEYVYDFSWAGAAERMGVAYYPKLVVGAPLSPATSPRFLIAPGEKDVRALRLALLQAAVDSAKETGCSSVHVLYPLEDEADLLEEQGLARRITLQFHWKNPGYPDYDAYLARFDSKRRSQLKRERAAAATQGITVRTVRGEELGLEHARRAYGFYEATCESRGPWGQVQLTEDFFVRAFRALPGQVELVQAERAGKVIAGAFNLVTPERLYGRYWGCHEEHPFLHFHVCLYHSVDECIQAGRRVFEPGAGGEHKISRGFEPTAVHSAHLIFNRTLDRAVRDFLRREHEHLRPAVEQAEQLSGLKPWPLPGR; encoded by the coding sequence ATGGAATCCGTGGCCGCCCAACTCCGTCTCCGCCTGCTCGAGTCCATCACCGATGTCTCCGCCGCCGACTGGGACGCCCTCGCGGGCCCCGAGGCGCCGCCCTTCGTGCGCCATGCGTGGCTCGCGGCCATGGAGGAGAGCGGCAGCGCGACGCGGGAGACGGGCTGGGAGCCCCAGCACCTGACGCTGTGGCGGGGCGGCACGCTCGTGGCCGCCTCGCCCGCCTACCGCAAGCACCACAGCATGGGTGAATACGTCTACGACTTCTCGTGGGCGGGGGCCGCCGAGCGCATGGGCGTGGCGTACTACCCCAAGCTGGTGGTGGGCGCGCCGCTGTCGCCCGCCACGAGCCCCCGCTTCCTCATCGCCCCGGGCGAAAAGGACGTGCGCGCCCTGCGCCTCGCGCTGCTGCAGGCCGCGGTGGACAGCGCGAAGGAGACGGGCTGCTCCTCGGTGCACGTGCTCTACCCGCTGGAGGACGAGGCGGACCTCCTGGAGGAGCAGGGGCTCGCGCGGCGCATCACCCTGCAATTCCACTGGAAGAACCCGGGCTACCCAGACTACGACGCGTACCTCGCGCGCTTCGACTCCAAGCGCCGCTCCCAGCTCAAGCGCGAGCGCGCGGCGGCGGCCACCCAGGGCATCACCGTGCGCACGGTGCGCGGCGAGGAGCTGGGCCTGGAGCACGCGCGGCGCGCCTATGGCTTCTACGAGGCCACGTGCGAGAGCCGGGGCCCCTGGGGCCAGGTGCAGCTCACCGAGGACTTCTTCGTGCGGGCCTTCCGCGCGCTGCCGGGCCAGGTGGAGCTCGTGCAGGCCGAGCGCGCGGGCAAGGTCATCGCGGGGGCGTTCAACCTGGTGACGCCCGAGCGGCTCTACGGGCGCTACTGGGGGTGCCACGAGGAGCACCCCTTCCTGCACTTCCATGTGTGCCTGTACCACTCGGTGGACGAGTGCATCCAGGCGGGGCGGCGGGTGTTCGAGCCCGGCGCGGGCGGCGAGCACAAGATCTCCCGCGGCTTCGAGCCCACGGCGGTGCACAGCGCCCACCTCATCTTCAATCGGACGCTGGACCGGGCCGTGCGCGACTTCCTGCGCCGCGAGCACGAGCACCTGCGGCCCGCGGTGGAGCAGGCCGAGCAACTCTCGGGCCTCAAGCCGTGGCCGCTGCCCGGCCGCTAG